A window from Bacteroidota bacterium encodes these proteins:
- a CDS encoding class I SAM-dependent DNA methyltransferase, with protein MAKTKKEEQEEPLEKKLWKAADKLRKNMDAAEYKHVALGLIFLKYISDAFEEMFQQLTSQKSDGADPEDKNEYLAEKVFFVPSDARWTYIQGRAKLPTIGKDIDDAMDAIEKDNPSLKGVLPKVFAQEKLDKASLGGLVDLVSTATLGTKEAQSKDLLGRVFEYFLGEFALAEGKKGGQFYTPGSVVKLLVEMLEPYEGRVFDPCCGSGGMFVQSEKFIKHHQDYYKKSNGNKLSLNPSDHISIYGQESNQTTWRLAKMNLAIRGIDSSNVKWNNEGSFLNDAHKDLKADYIIANPPFNDSDWSGELLQKDARWVYGVPPAGNANYAWIQHFLYHTAPNGQAGFVLAKGSLTTKTSNEGEIRKALIENDLIDCIVNLPSKLFLNTQIPACLWFLSRNKQKRKREILFIDARNLGFLKTRKNLEFTDEDIAKVASTYHNWRASVVEPVESTDYQDIQGFCKSVSIEEVKALNYVVTPGRFVGLPDDEDDFNFPERFNALKSELEKQIAEEAELNKRIAENLSKINV; from the coding sequence ATGGCAAAGACTAAAAAAGAAGAACAGGAAGAGCCCTTAGAGAAGAAATTGTGGAAAGCGGCAGACAAACTGAGGAAGAACATGGATGCTGCCGAGTATAAGCATGTGGCATTGGGTCTCATCTTCCTGAAATATATTTCTGATGCGTTTGAGGAAATGTTTCAGCAGCTCACATCTCAAAAGAGCGATGGCGCTGATCCCGAAGATAAAAACGAATACCTTGCCGAGAAGGTTTTCTTTGTGCCGTCTGATGCACGTTGGACTTATATACAGGGCAGGGCAAAGCTTCCAACCATCGGTAAAGATATTGACGATGCAATGGATGCCATTGAAAAAGACAATCCATCTCTAAAAGGGGTCTTGCCGAAAGTATTTGCACAGGAGAAATTAGATAAAGCTAGTTTGGGCGGTCTGGTTGATCTTGTCAGCACCGCGACTCTGGGCACAAAAGAAGCTCAAAGTAAAGACCTGCTTGGAAGAGTGTTTGAATACTTCCTCGGTGAGTTTGCATTGGCGGAAGGTAAAAAAGGCGGACAGTTCTATACGCCCGGAAGTGTAGTGAAACTCCTTGTTGAAATGCTGGAGCCTTATGAAGGCCGGGTATTTGACCCCTGTTGCGGCAGCGGCGGAATGTTTGTGCAGAGTGAAAAATTCATCAAACATCATCAGGATTATTATAAAAAGAGCAATGGCAATAAGCTTTCCCTGAACCCTTCTGACCACATTTCGATATACGGGCAGGAGAGCAACCAGACTACATGGCGGCTGGCAAAGATGAATCTTGCCATACGAGGAATTGACAGCAGTAATGTGAAGTGGAACAATGAAGGCAGTTTTCTGAATGATGCACATAAAGACCTGAAAGCCGATTATATCATTGCGAACCCACCCTTTAACGACAGCGACTGGAGTGGTGAACTCCTACAAAAAGATGCCCGGTGGGTTTATGGTGTGCCGCCAGCAGGAAATGCGAACTACGCATGGATACAACATTTTCTTTACCATACTGCGCCTAATGGACAGGCGGGCTTTGTGTTGGCGAAAGGTTCTCTGACCACCAAGACAAGTAATGAAGGCGAAATACGAAAGGCTCTTATTGAGAACGACCTGATCGATTGTATCGTAAACTTGCCGTCTAAATTATTTTTGAATACGCAGATTCCGGCTTGCCTGTGGTTTTTAAGTCGCAACAAACAAAAGCGCAAACGTGAAATACTTTTTATTGATGCCCGCAACCTTGGCTTTTTAAAAACACGAAAGAACCTTGAGTTTACCGATGAAGATATTGCTAAGGTAGCAAGCACCTACCACAACTGGCGGGCTTCGGTGGTTGAGCCTGTCGAATCCACCGATTATCAGGACATACAGGGTTTTTGCAAAAGCGTTTCTATCGAAGAGGTGAAAGCCCTGAATTATGTTGTTACGCCCGGCAGGTTTGTTGGCTTGCCCGATGATGAAGATGATTTTAATTTCCCCGAACGCTTCAATGCGCTGAAATCTGAACTGGAAAAACAAATTGCGGAAGAAGCAGAATTAAATAAACGGATTGCAGAGAATCTTAGTAAAATCAATGTGTGA
- a CDS encoding helix-turn-helix domain-containing protein gives MDKAHKDEMVEFFVLNSEEYIDARTALHENIEKFSGTTEIINYLERVSGILKYIAIEIRIFNAANPSLQDGRTVNIFEETVNKLSDYVKILRDKYFIMDELLGTEKELQTPLVISAHQEQPTPDLLAAFKQKTNKVLTENDVEDLKSIFSEVISKSVPQTSSADDTEILLKRKDVAKLFSVSLKTVHDWMKSGKLPVHRINSRVFFKKSEIYAVLEAKPKLGRKKNS, from the coding sequence ATGGACAAGGCACATAAAGATGAGATGGTAGAATTCTTTGTATTAAATTCCGAAGAATACATTGATGCGAGGACGGCACTGCATGAAAACATCGAAAAATTTTCCGGGACAACCGAAATAATTAATTATCTCGAAAGGGTTTCTGGCATACTTAAATACATTGCGATTGAAATACGAATTTTTAATGCAGCAAATCCATCGCTTCAAGATGGCCGGACGGTAAACATTTTTGAGGAAACCGTCAACAAGCTTTCTGACTACGTGAAAATCCTCCGTGATAAATATTTCATAATGGATGAGCTACTTGGTACAGAAAAGGAATTGCAAACACCGTTGGTCATTTCTGCACACCAAGAACAGCCAACTCCCGATCTTTTGGCAGCATTCAAACAAAAGACGAACAAAGTACTGACGGAAAATGATGTTGAAGATTTAAAGTCCATTTTTTCGGAAGTCATTTCAAAGTCAGTACCACAGACATCAAGCGCTGACGATACAGAAATATTATTAAAGCGTAAGGATGTGGCGAAATTGTTTTCTGTTTCTTTGAAAACCGTGCATGACTGGATGAAATCAGGGAAATTGCCTGTTCACCGTATTAACAGCCGGGTGTTTTTCAAAAAAAGTGAAATATATGCGGTGCTTGAGGCAAAACCGAAATTGGGAAGAAAGAAAAATAGCTGA
- a CDS encoding type I restriction endonuclease subunit R, which yields MKPITENIIEASAIEMLQSQGWEYANGKELSPEGLFCERESYQQILLTNRLRSAIAKINPHIPLEAQENAIQIVLRIYSPVLLHNNEEFHKLLVEKVKVPYQQNGYERSHEVALIDFENPANNQFLIVNQYTIIENNQNKRPDVLLFVNGLPLVVIELKNATDENANILSAYKQIQTYKAIIPSLFTYNAVCIVSDGLECRAGSVSADLSRYMTWKSADGIKDASRFKPQLQTLLQGMMQPSTLLDLVRNFIVFEKTKKIDTKTGLIQIFTEKKLAAYHQYYAVNKAVQSSIIASGVTGDKRGGVVWHTQGSGKSLSMVFYSGKLITAPEMQNPTIVVITDRNDLDDQLFDTFAASVQLLRQEPVQAESREHLKQLLKVASGGIVFTTIQKFMVDASASSASGSVYEQLSDRKNIVVIADEAHRTQYGFEAKLVDERDKKTKEIIGKRIAFGFAKYMRDALPNATYIGFTGTPIEGTDVNTPQVFGNYIDRYDIKDAVTDGATVKIFYESRLAKVNLDEEGKRLIEEFDADLEQDEEITEKQKAKAKWTKLEAIVGNKDRIVNLAKDIVTHFEKRQSVFDGKAMIVAMSRRIAADIFKEIIAIRPEWQSDDMTKGTIKVVMTTNSADGPEIAKHYTTKQQRRDLSERMKDPADPLKIVIVRDMWLTGFDAPCLNTIYVDKPMRGHNLMQAIARVNRVFKDKPGGLVVDYLGIGSDLKKALSFYGEAGGKGNPAENIIKAVEVFKEKLEVVQQMFDEDSSTRKDILVEEPEAYYGSSNKFNYKRFFTVDSKEKLSIILQAEEHIFGLQEGNERFIREVSLLSQALSLCITRDEVQSHLPEVAFFQAVRARLVKFEVPGTGKSDIQVETAIKQIVDEALSSDKVIDIFEAAGIDKPEISILSDEFLSEVKGMKHQNIALELLKKILNDEIKTRAKTNLVKSKKLLEMLEGAIKRYQNNLLTTAEIIQELINIAKEIKEADQEGERLGLTKDEVAFYNALEVNDSAVKVLGDEQLKEIAREITDKVRANATIDWTIRESARAKLMVIVKRTLTKWGYPPDKQQKAIDTVLKQAELLADYFTK from the coding sequence TTGAAACCCATCACTGAAAATATCATTGAAGCCTCAGCGATTGAAATGCTGCAATCGCAGGGATGGGAATATGCCAACGGCAAAGAGCTTTCGCCCGAAGGTTTGTTTTGCGAACGGGAAAGCTATCAGCAGATCCTCCTCACAAACCGTTTACGTTCGGCCATAGCAAAAATAAATCCGCACATTCCGTTAGAAGCTCAGGAAAACGCTATTCAAATAGTATTGCGGATATATTCACCCGTGTTGTTGCACAACAACGAAGAGTTTCATAAATTGTTAGTCGAGAAAGTTAAAGTTCCGTATCAGCAAAACGGTTACGAGCGCAGTCATGAGGTAGCATTGATTGATTTTGAGAATCCGGCGAACAATCAGTTTTTAATAGTCAATCAATACACCATCATTGAAAACAATCAGAATAAACGGCCTGATGTGTTACTTTTTGTAAACGGGTTACCGTTGGTGGTGATTGAGCTTAAAAATGCAACTGACGAAAATGCCAATATTCTGAGTGCATACAAACAAATTCAAACGTACAAGGCGATTATTCCAAGTCTTTTTACATACAATGCCGTCTGTATTGTTTCAGACGGTCTGGAATGCAGGGCAGGCAGTGTTTCTGCCGACCTCAGCCGCTACATGACATGGAAGAGTGCAGACGGAATAAAAGACGCTTCACGCTTCAAACCACAGTTGCAAACCTTGTTGCAGGGCATGATGCAGCCATCTACCCTGCTTGATCTGGTACGCAACTTCATTGTATTTGAGAAAACAAAAAAAATAGATACAAAAACAGGACTGATACAGATATTCACCGAGAAAAAATTAGCAGCATATCATCAATACTACGCCGTAAACAAAGCGGTTCAGTCCTCAATTATTGCATCAGGCGTGACCGGAGATAAACGTGGTGGCGTGGTATGGCACACACAGGGTTCAGGAAAAAGTTTAAGCATGGTTTTTTATTCGGGCAAGCTGATAACCGCACCCGAAATGCAAAACCCGACCATCGTTGTCATTACCGACCGCAATGATCTGGACGACCAGTTATTCGACACATTTGCCGCTTCCGTGCAGTTGTTACGTCAAGAGCCTGTACAAGCCGAGAGCCGTGAACATTTGAAACAATTGCTGAAAGTGGCCAGCGGTGGTATCGTCTTCACTACAATTCAGAAGTTCATGGTTGATGCTTCGGCAAGTTCTGCATCCGGCTCTGTGTATGAACAGCTCTCCGACCGAAAAAATATTGTAGTGATCGCTGATGAAGCCCACAGAACGCAATACGGCTTTGAAGCGAAATTGGTTGACGAAAGAGATAAGAAAACGAAAGAGATTATTGGTAAACGCATTGCCTTTGGCTTTGCCAAGTACATGCGGGATGCCCTGCCCAATGCTACTTACATAGGTTTTACAGGCACTCCGATTGAAGGCACGGACGTAAATACACCGCAGGTTTTCGGCAACTACATTGACCGTTATGATATCAAAGATGCCGTTACCGATGGCGCAACAGTAAAGATATTCTATGAAAGCCGCCTTGCAAAAGTAAATCTTGATGAAGAAGGTAAACGCCTTATCGAGGAGTTTGATGCTGATCTGGAGCAGGACGAAGAAATCACCGAAAAGCAAAAAGCGAAGGCCAAGTGGACTAAGCTGGAAGCCATTGTTGGTAATAAAGATAGGATAGTCAATCTGGCAAAAGATATTGTTACTCATTTTGAAAAACGACAATCCGTTTTTGATGGTAAGGCAATGATTGTAGCCATGAGCCGGAGAATCGCAGCAGATATTTTTAAAGAGATTATTGCTATTCGCCCGGAATGGCAGAGCGATGATATGACGAAGGGTACTATCAAAGTGGTTATGACCACTAATAGTGCCGATGGCCCTGAAATTGCGAAACATTATACAACCAAGCAACAGCGAAGGGATTTATCAGAACGCATGAAAGACCCTGCCGACCCTTTGAAAATTGTGATTGTTCGGGATATGTGGCTTACCGGATTTGATGCACCCTGCCTCAACACCATCTACGTTGACAAGCCGATGCGTGGTCACAACCTGATGCAGGCAATTGCAAGGGTAAACCGTGTTTTTAAAGACAAACCCGGCGGCTTGGTGGTGGATTATCTGGGCATTGGCAGTGACCTTAAAAAAGCGCTTTCCTTTTACGGTGAGGCTGGTGGCAAAGGTAATCCGGCGGAGAACATCATCAAGGCTGTTGAAGTATTTAAAGAAAAGCTGGAAGTGGTTCAGCAGATGTTTGACGAAGACAGCAGCACCCGCAAGGATATTTTGGTTGAAGAACCCGAAGCATATTACGGAAGCAGCAATAAATTCAACTACAAACGATTTTTTACGGTTGATTCAAAAGAAAAACTCTCCATCATACTGCAAGCGGAAGAACACATTTTTGGATTGCAGGAAGGCAATGAACGCTTTATTCGTGAAGTCAGTTTATTAAGTCAGGCTCTTTCATTGTGTATCACCAGAGATGAAGTTCAATCTCATTTGCCGGAAGTGGCATTTTTTCAGGCGGTACGGGCACGACTGGTGAAGTTTGAAGTGCCGGGTACAGGCAAGTCGGATATTCAGGTTGAAACGGCCATCAAGCAAATTGTTGATGAGGCATTGAGTTCAGATAAAGTGATTGATATTTTTGAAGCCGCCGGAATCGACAAACCGGAGATTTCAATACTGTCCGATGAGTTTCTTTCAGAGGTGAAAGGGATGAAGCATCAGAATATCGCGCTGGAATTGCTGAAAAAGATATTGAATGATGAAATAAAAACAAGGGCAAAGACCAACCTTGTAAAAAGCAAGAAACTACTGGAAATGCTGGAAGGTGCGATAAAACGCTACCAGAATAATTTATTGACAACAGCAGAGATCATTCAGGAACTCATCAATATTGCAAAAGAAATAAAGGAAGCCGATCAGGAGGGTGAACGTCTTGGTTTGACGAAGGATGAAGTAGCTTTCTACAATGCTTTAGAAGTAAATGATAGTGCCGTGAAGGTTTTAGGCGATGAGCAACTGAAAGAAATTGCCAGAGAGATCACCGACAAAGTCAGGGCAAATGCAACCATTGACTGGACGATCAGAGAGAGTGCAAGAGCAAAACTGATGGTAATTGTAAAGCGGACACTCACAAAATGGGGATACCCGCCCGACAAGCAGCAGAAAGCAATTGATACGGTTTTGAAACAAGCAGAGCTGTTGGCGGATTATTTCACGAAGTAA
- a CDS encoding ORF6N domain-containing protein, with the protein MTNNKIINRIDIENRIFTARGFQVMLDSHLAELYGVETKLLNRAVKRNIGRFPADFMFLLNEEEWESLRFHIGTSKIDSLRFQNGTLNTGRGQHRKYLPYVFTEQGVAMLSAVLKSETAVKMSIQIMQAFVEMRKFIADNAVVFHRLDKVERKQIETDEKFDRIFTALEKKELQPEKGIFFDGQIYDAYSFIANLIRNAGKSIILVDNYIDDTVLTLFIKRKKGVQLTIYTKALSKQLQLDISKHNAQYEPVQVKELKQAHDRFLIIDEKELYHIGASLKDLGKKWFAFSKMDTETLSLLKKLKG; encoded by the coding sequence ATGACAAACAATAAAATAATAAATCGGATAGATATTGAAAACCGCATCTTTACTGCCCGGGGCTTTCAGGTGATGCTCGACAGCCATCTGGCAGAACTGTATGGCGTTGAAACGAAATTATTAAACAGAGCCGTCAAGCGTAATATTGGACGTTTTCCTGCTGACTTCATGTTCCTTCTTAATGAAGAAGAATGGGAATCTTTGAGGTTCCATATTGGCACCTCAAAAATTGATTCTTTAAGGTTCCAAAATGGCACCTTAAACACCGGTCGTGGACAACATCGTAAATATTTGCCCTACGTATTTACAGAACAAGGAGTTGCAATGCTCTCCGCAGTGTTGAAAAGCGAAACAGCCGTTAAAATGAGCATACAGATCATGCAGGCTTTCGTGGAGATGAGAAAATTCATTGCAGATAATGCAGTTGTTTTTCATCGTCTGGACAAGGTTGAACGCAAGCAGATCGAAACTGATGAAAAGTTCGACCGTATTTTTACAGCATTGGAAAAAAAGGAACTGCAACCCGAAAAGGGTATTTTCTTTGATGGCCAGATTTACGATGCCTATTCCTTTATTGCTAACCTCATTCGTAATGCTGGCAAATCAATTATCCTCGTTGATAATTACATTGATGATACTGTACTCACTCTTTTTATAAAAAGGAAAAAAGGTGTACAACTCACGATTTACACTAAAGCATTAAGCAAGCAGCTTCAATTAGATATTAGCAAGCATAACGCCCAATATGAACCGGTACAGGTAAAGGAACTGAAACAGGCGCACGACCGCTTCCTGATTATTGACGAAAAAGAACTTTATCATATCGGTGCTTCATTAAAAGACCTCGGTAAAAAATGGTTCGCTTTTTCTAAAATGGATACCGAAACTTTAAGTTTGCTGAAAAAATTGAAGGGTTAA
- a CDS encoding restriction endonuclease subunit S, whose protein sequence is MSEWKETEIGNLPNDWSVAELGEICTVITDGSHFSPKVELSQYYMASVKDMRYNYFEFENCKTISEKDFNSLVQANCSPNKGDILISKDGANCLDIIFVYAQPEKIVLLSSIAIARLKEGFDPYFYMYYLLSPISQYLMKNSFISGTAIPRVVLKDFHKVSVPLISYSEQCAISSIPSSLDDKIDLLHRQNKTLEQLAETLFRQWFVEEAEESWKIVKLSALGKIICGKTPSKKISEYFDGEIPFIKIPDMHDNVFVFSTVDSLTQSGAYSQYNKNLPPKSICVSCIATVGLVVMNAKTAQTNQQINSIIPVKEFYTYFLFLKMSRMKDELLAMASGGTATDNLNTGDFSNIDINLPPENMLIEFNERVNSIFEKIFTNQLQIRSLTQLRDTLLPKLMSGEVRVKNEK, encoded by the coding sequence ATGAGTGAGTGGAAAGAAACTGAAATAGGAAATCTCCCAAATGATTGGAGTGTCGCAGAATTAGGTGAAATATGCACTGTAATTACTGATGGTTCTCACTTCTCACCTAAAGTAGAACTTTCTCAATATTATATGGCATCAGTGAAGGATATGCGATACAACTACTTTGAATTTGAGAATTGTAAAACTATTTCTGAGAAAGATTTTAATTCATTGGTTCAAGCCAATTGCAGCCCTAATAAAGGAGATATTTTAATTTCAAAAGACGGAGCTAATTGTTTGGATATAATTTTTGTCTACGCTCAACCTGAAAAGATTGTATTGTTATCATCAATTGCGATTGCAAGATTGAAAGAAGGTTTTGATCCATATTTCTATATGTATTACTTGCTTTCTCCTATATCACAATACTTAATGAAAAATAGTTTTATTTCAGGCACAGCAATTCCTAGAGTAGTATTAAAAGATTTTCATAAAGTTTCAGTTCCTTTAATATCCTACTCAGAACAGTGCGCTATATCATCAATCCCCAGCAGCCTCGATGATAAAATAGACTTACTGCACCGCCAAAACAAAACCCTTGAGCAATTAGCCGAAACACTTTTCAGGCAGTGGTTTGTTGAGGAGGCAGAGGAGAGTTGGAAAATTGTAAAATTGAGTGCGTTAGGGAAAATAATTTGCGGAAAAACCCCGTCTAAAAAGATATCTGAATATTTTGATGGGGAAATTCCATTTATTAAAATACCAGACATGCACGATAATGTATTTGTTTTTAGCACTGTTGATAGCCTCACTCAATCGGGCGCTTACTCACAATATAATAAAAACCTTCCGCCGAAATCTATTTGTGTCAGTTGTATCGCAACCGTTGGGCTTGTCGTAATGAATGCGAAAACGGCTCAAACCAATCAACAAATTAATTCAATTATTCCCGTAAAAGAGTTTTATACGTATTTTCTATTTTTGAAAATGAGCCGTATGAAGGATGAATTACTGGCTATGGCGAGTGGTGGTACAGCAACAGATAACTTAAATACTGGTGATTTTTCAAATATCGATATTAATCTACCTCCTGAAAATATGCTAATAGAATTTAATGAAAGAGTTAATTCAATATTTGAAAAAATATTTACAAACCAATTACAAATCCGCAGCCTTACCCAACTTCGGGATACGTTATTGCCAAAGTTGATGAGTGGGGAGGTGAGGGTAAAGAATGAAAAGTGA
- a CDS encoding virulence RhuM family protein, translating to MKNKSLQIRNSTAEFLIFTSQAGENGIEVRYQDETIWLSQKMMAVLFDCSADNISLHLKNIFKEHELDENSVTEEFSVTATDGKNYKTKHYNLDAIIATGYRVNSQKATQFRQWATSVLRDFAIRGYVLDKERLKNGAFLSKEYYETLLAEIREIRASERRFYQKITDIYATAVDYNTDDTVTQNFFASVQNKLHFAIHGNTAAELVMNRADSKNQNMGLTTWKNAPSGKIIKTDVSVAKNYLKETELKNLDRFVTMYLDYAETQAERSIPMTMKDWADKLNAFLQFNEKDILKNAGKVTQAIAKAFAENEFEKYRIVQDKLFESDFDKAVKKLSPSTKKK from the coding sequence ATGAAAAATAAAAGTCTTCAAATACGAAACAGCACGGCTGAGTTTCTGATTTTCACCTCACAAGCAGGTGAAAATGGAATAGAAGTACGTTATCAGGATGAAACGATATGGTTATCCCAAAAAATGATGGCGGTTTTGTTCGATTGCAGTGCGGATAATATTTCACTTCACCTGAAAAATATTTTTAAAGAACATGAATTGGACGAGAATTCAGTAACCGAGGAATTCTCGGTAACTGCAACCGATGGTAAAAACTATAAAACAAAACATTATAATCTTGACGCCATCATTGCTACCGGTTATCGTGTAAACTCACAAAAGGCAACCCAATTCAGGCAATGGGCAACTTCGGTATTAAGAGATTTTGCTATTCGCGGTTATGTTCTGGATAAGGAACGCCTGAAGAATGGGGCATTTCTCAGCAAAGAATATTATGAAACCCTGTTGGCCGAAATAAGAGAGATTCGGGCAAGCGAAAGAAGATTTTATCAGAAAATAACCGACATATACGCCACGGCAGTTGACTACAACACGGATGACACGGTAACACAAAACTTTTTTGCCTCTGTTCAAAATAAATTGCACTTTGCTATTCATGGGAACACTGCCGCCGAACTGGTAATGAACCGTGCCGACAGCAAAAATCAAAACATGGGATTAACCACATGGAAGAATGCGCCGTCAGGAAAAATTATCAAAACCGATGTTTCTGTTGCTAAAAATTATCTGAAAGAAACAGAACTAAAGAACCTTGACCGTTTTGTTACCATGTATCTGGATTATGCCGAAACACAGGCAGAACGGAGTATCCCCATGACGATGAAGGACTGGGCAGACAAGCTGAATGCGTTTTTGCAGTTCAATGAAAAAGACATTTTAAAAAATGCAGGTAAAGTTACACAAGCGATTGCCAAAGCATTTGCTGAAAATGAATTTGAAAAATACCGCATTGTTCAGGATAAACTTTTTGAAAGCGATTTTGATAAAGCCGTGAAGAAACTCAGTCCATCAACAAAGAAAAAATAA